Within Bacillus sp. Marseille-Q1617, the genomic segment CAGTCGTCGTTAGTCGATTTAGAAGGGACGGTTGAGCAAATCGAAAAAGGATTGAATGGTACTGATGCGGTTGTATTCACCGCCGGATCAGGAGGCCATACAGGGTCTGATAAAACGTTGCTTATCGATTTAGACGGCGCTGTAAAAACAATGCAAGCTGCAAAGAAAGCCGGTATTGATCGATTCATCATTGTAAGTGCACTACAAGCACACAACCGGGAAAATTGGAACGAATCTTTAAAGCCTTATTATGCTGCAAAACATTTTGCAGATAAGGAACTGGAACGAAGCGGGCTGACTTATACCATTATCCGTCCAGGGGGCTTATTAAATGAAACTGGAAGCGGGAAAGTTTCTGCT encodes:
- a CDS encoding SDR family oxidoreductase, producing the protein MKVAVVGANGQIGKHLINLLHNSKDFTPRAIVRKEEQASSFQKEGIQSSLVDLEGTVEQIEKGLNGTDAVVFTAGSGGHTGSDKTLLIDLDGAVKTMQAAKKAGIDRFIIVSALQAHNRENWNESLKPYYAAKHFADKELERSGLTYTIIRPGGLLNETGSGKVSAAVNLSRGSIPREDVAKTIFASITEEHTYNRGFDLISGNDTIDAAVKGI